One window from the genome of Pseudomonas sp. L5B5 encodes:
- a CDS encoding SdiA-regulated domain-containing protein — MDAQPLTKPYTPRRLRLRMRWYSWLLLAGVLSYGLASIMHWDDRGVLWLQEGFVSPAERSASIWLPTYRAVIDAKLMPGLERDEASDLSYNPQTKTLFSVMGKHPFLVELSLQGDVLRKIPLVGWSNPEGVAVMEGGLMAIVDERDHSVVIVKVDAATSQLNIADYPKYDLGPSEDQNKAFEAVAWDPRKQQLLLGEERPPALFTWSSDGHVLKGDKQKLPSDELDLRNLSALGIDPRTGHTLVLSAESHLLLELDEQGEQVSFMTLLGGFNGLKNTIPRAEGVAMDEAGNLYLVSESNLFYRFEKR; from the coding sequence ATGGATGCCCAACCGCTGACCAAACCCTACACTCCCCGCCGCTTGCGATTGCGCATGCGCTGGTATTCCTGGCTATTGCTGGCTGGCGTGCTCAGCTATGGGCTGGCCAGCATCATGCATTGGGATGACCGCGGCGTGCTCTGGCTGCAGGAAGGCTTCGTCAGCCCGGCTGAGCGCAGTGCCAGTATCTGGCTGCCCACCTATCGGGCGGTGATCGACGCCAAGCTGATGCCAGGGCTGGAGCGCGACGAAGCCTCCGACCTGTCCTACAACCCACAGACCAAGACCCTGTTTTCCGTGATGGGCAAGCATCCGTTCCTGGTGGAGCTGAGCCTTCAGGGCGATGTCCTGCGCAAGATTCCCCTGGTGGGCTGGAGCAATCCTGAAGGGGTGGCCGTGATGGAAGGTGGCCTGATGGCGATCGTCGATGAGCGTGATCACTCCGTGGTGATCGTCAAGGTCGATGCCGCTACCAGCCAGTTGAATATTGCCGATTATCCCAAGTACGACCTGGGGCCCTCGGAAGACCAGAACAAGGCTTTCGAAGCAGTGGCCTGGGACCCACGCAAGCAGCAGCTGCTGCTGGGCGAGGAACGTCCGCCGGCGCTGTTCACCTGGAGCAGCGATGGCCACGTGCTCAAGGGCGACAAGCAGAAGCTGCCCAGCGATGAGCTCGACCTGCGCAACCTCTCGGCCCTGGGCATCGACCCGCGCACCGGCCATACCCTGGTGCTGTCTGCCGAGTCCCACCTGCTGCTGGAGCTGGACGAGCAGGGCGAGCAAGTCAGCTTCATGACCCTGCTTGGCGGCTTCAATGGCCTGAAGAACACCATCCCGCGGGCCGAAGGCGTGGCCATGGACGAGGCAGGCAACCTGTACCTGGTCAGCGAATCCAACCTGTTCTATCGCTTCGAGAAACGCTGA
- a CDS encoding SdiA-regulated domain-containing protein, with the protein MYRLSRFHPLYLVVGLVVVLLAAFAHNHRLWQRAWFDWQAYWQAGDPHSLGLGDYRVVREAQAIEGLDDVSALTYDPLRNSLFTVTNKQPELIELSLDGQVLRRVALVGFADPEAVEFISADTYVISDERQQRLIKIRLRDDTTMVDAAQAEQVTLGLHMSGNKGFEGLAYDSRGKRLFVAKERDPMLIYEVQGFPDSEPDTPYAMHVVNNPKRDAALFVRDLSSLQYDERSGHLLALSDESRLVLELDPQGRPLSTLALGKGRQGLGQAVPQAEGIAMDDEGTLYLVSEPNLFYVFKKPAR; encoded by the coding sequence ATGTATCGCTTGAGTCGTTTCCATCCCCTCTATCTTGTTGTCGGCCTGGTGGTCGTGCTGCTGGCGGCATTCGCCCACAACCACCGGCTGTGGCAGCGCGCCTGGTTCGACTGGCAGGCCTACTGGCAAGCGGGTGACCCGCATTCGCTGGGCCTGGGTGATTACCGGGTGGTGCGCGAGGCCCAGGCCATCGAGGGCCTGGATGATGTGTCGGCGCTGACCTACGACCCGTTGCGCAACAGCCTGTTCACCGTGACCAACAAGCAGCCCGAGCTGATCGAGCTGTCCCTGGATGGGCAGGTGCTCCGGCGCGTGGCCCTGGTGGGGTTCGCCGACCCCGAGGCGGTGGAGTTCATCAGCGCCGATACCTACGTGATCAGCGACGAGCGCCAGCAGCGACTGATCAAGATCAGGCTGCGGGACGACACCACGATGGTGGATGCGGCGCAAGCGGAGCAGGTTACCCTCGGCCTGCACATGAGCGGCAACAAGGGGTTCGAGGGGCTGGCCTACGACTCCCGGGGCAAGCGCCTGTTCGTTGCCAAGGAACGTGATCCGATGCTGATCTACGAGGTCCAGGGGTTTCCCGACAGCGAACCGGACACGCCCTACGCCATGCACGTGGTGAACAACCCCAAGCGCGACGCGGCGCTGTTCGTGCGCGATCTTTCGAGCCTGCAATACGATGAGCGCAGCGGCCATCTGCTGGCGCTGTCGGATGAGTCGCGGCTGGTGCTGGAGCTCGACCCCCAGGGGCGTCCCTTGAGTACCCTGGCGCTAGGCAAGGGCCGGCAAGGGTTGGGGCAGGCGGTGCCCCAAGCCGAAGGCATCGCCATGGACGATGAAGGCACGCTGTACCTGGTCAGCGAGCCGAACCTGTTCTACGTCTTCAAGAAGCCCGCTCGCTAG
- the rpiA gene encoding ribose-5-phosphate isomerase RpiA: MTQDQLKQAVAQAAVDLILPKLDDKSIVGVGTGSTANCFIDALAQHKGAFDGAVASSEATAARLKGHGIPVYELNTVSDLEFYIDGADESDAHLNLIKGGGAALTREKIVAAVAKTFICIADASKLVPVLGNFPLPVEVIPMARSHVARELVKLGGDPVYREGVVTDNGNIILDVHNMQITHPVELESRINAIVGVVTNGLFAARPADVLLLGTAEGVQTLKA, encoded by the coding sequence ATGACCCAGGATCAACTCAAACAGGCCGTCGCCCAGGCCGCCGTCGACCTTATCCTCCCGAAACTCGACGACAAGAGCATCGTCGGGGTTGGCACCGGCTCCACCGCCAACTGCTTCATCGACGCCCTGGCCCAGCACAAGGGTGCCTTCGACGGCGCCGTGGCCAGCTCCGAAGCCACCGCCGCACGCCTCAAGGGCCACGGCATCCCGGTGTATGAGCTCAATACCGTCAGCGACCTGGAGTTCTACATCGATGGCGCCGACGAAAGCGACGCGCACCTGAACCTGATCAAGGGCGGTGGCGCAGCCCTGACCCGGGAGAAGATCGTCGCCGCCGTGGCCAAGACCTTCATCTGCATTGCCGACGCCAGCAAGCTGGTCCCGGTGCTGGGCAACTTCCCCCTGCCGGTGGAGGTGATCCCGATGGCCCGCAGCCACGTGGCTCGCGAGTTGGTGAAGCTGGGCGGCGACCCGGTGTACCGCGAAGGCGTGGTCACCGACAACGGCAACATCATTCTCGACGTGCACAACATGCAGATCACCCACCCGGTGGAACTGGAAAGCCGGATCAACGCCATTGTCGGCGTGGTCACCAACGGCCTGTTCGCCGCGCGTCCTGCTGACGTCCTGCTGCTGGGCACCGCCGAAGGCGTACAGACCCTCAAGGCCTGA